One window of Thermococcus sp. JdF3 genomic DNA carries:
- the mobA gene encoding molybdenum cofactor guanylyltransferase MobA — protein MLGAVLAGGRSRRFGDDKLLFRIDGRPLILHAIERLESASLIREVVIVASADNAGKLGHLGYGVVVDELSVGPIGGVYTALGLGDAFVVAGDMPLIVPEFVDYIIREFGKNGKAVCVPRWDNGYLEPLHAAYSEEFRGFLGEKIKSRDYALNRAIRESNPCYVSIEALPEEWRGSFFNVNTREDLRRVRDLRGRRLER, from the coding sequence ATGCTCGGTGCGGTTCTTGCCGGTGGCAGGAGCAGGCGCTTCGGGGACGATAAGCTCCTCTTCAGGATAGACGGGAGGCCGCTCATCCTGCACGCCATCGAGAGACTTGAGTCTGCATCGCTGATACGGGAGGTCGTTATAGTTGCATCTGCCGACAACGCGGGGAAGCTGGGGCACCTCGGCTATGGTGTCGTGGTCGATGAGCTCTCTGTCGGACCCATCGGGGGAGTCTATACGGCGTTGGGCCTCGGCGATGCCTTCGTCGTTGCTGGCGACATGCCGCTAATCGTCCCGGAATTCGTTGATTACATAATTCGTGAATTCGGGAAAAATGGAAAAGCAGTCTGCGTTCCGCGCTGGGACAACGGTTACCTGGAGCCACTCCATGCGGCCTATTCTGAAGAATTTAGGGGTTTTCTTGGGGAGAAGATAAAGTCCCGGGATTACGCCCTCAACCGGGCAATAAGGGAGTCGAACCCCTGCTATGTCTCCATAGAGGCCCTTCCAGAGGAATGGCGGGGGAGCTTCTTCAACGTGAACACGCGGGAGGACTTGAGAAGGGTCAGAGACCTTCGGGGGCGTAGATTGGAACGTTGA
- a CDS encoding sulfite exporter TauE/SafE family protein, translating to MNYPELALIAFVLSIIFSIGGVGSAIAIVPVMGWLGVPLMTAKPAGLFINTLSMLSATVKNIKAGKLDHRFGLPILVSATLMAPLGAYSGKFIPHRGVLVIFVAFLLYSGTMMLFFRPRARGGGNRIAEGSIIGGIAGFLGGLLGVGGGGIISPALILLGYEPKKVAATTALVVFFSSLSGFLTYWRMGALNWELLLWVSIPAIAGGWLGTHLMHFRMSSEQVKKVIGVIMYVIALKTLLVALGL from the coding sequence ATGAACTATCCGGAGCTTGCGCTGATTGCCTTCGTTCTCAGCATCATCTTCTCGATAGGGGGAGTTGGCTCGGCGATAGCGATAGTCCCGGTGATGGGCTGGCTGGGAGTTCCACTCATGACTGCAAAGCCGGCTGGCTTGTTCATAAACACCCTCTCGATGCTCTCCGCAACGGTCAAGAACATCAAGGCCGGAAAGCTCGATCACCGCTTTGGCCTTCCCATCCTGGTCTCGGCGACCCTAATGGCCCCACTCGGGGCTTACTCCGGGAAGTTCATCCCCCACCGGGGGGTTCTCGTTATCTTCGTGGCCTTCCTCCTTTACTCCGGAACCATGATGTTATTCTTCAGACCGAGGGCGAGGGGAGGCGGAAACCGCATAGCCGAGGGTTCCATCATCGGCGGAATAGCGGGCTTTTTAGGTGGTCTTCTTGGAGTTGGTGGTGGGGGGATAATAAGTCCGGCCCTGATACTCCTGGGCTACGAGCCGAAGAAAGTGGCGGCGACGACGGCCCTGGTGGTTTTCTTCTCGTCGCTGAGCGGGTTCCTCACCTACTGGCGGATGGGGGCTCTGAACTGGGAACTGCTCCTCTGGGTGTCGATTCCGGCCATAGCGGGTGGCTGGCTCGGGACCCACCTGATGCACTTCAGGATGAGCTCGGAGCAGGTGAAAAAGGTGATAGGGGTCATAATGTACGTCATAGCCCTTAAGACGCTCCTCGTTGCGCTGGGCCTTTGA
- the hypA gene encoding hydrogenase nickel incorporation protein HypA produces the protein MHEWALADGIVRTALDYAQKEGASKLMAVQVVLGELQDVNAEIVEFAMRELFKGTIGEGAEIEFVEEEAVFKCRDCGHEWKLKEVKGSFDERIKEDIHFIPEVVHAFLACPKCGSRDFEVVQGRGVYISGIKIEKEGEA, from the coding sequence ATGCATGAGTGGGCACTCGCTGATGGTATAGTTAGAACCGCCCTCGACTACGCACAAAAAGAAGGCGCGTCTAAGCTCATGGCCGTTCAGGTAGTTCTCGGCGAACTCCAGGACGTCAACGCAGAGATAGTTGAGTTCGCGATGAGGGAGCTCTTCAAGGGCACCATAGGAGAGGGGGCGGAGATAGAGTTCGTAGAGGAGGAGGCGGTTTTCAAGTGCCGTGACTGCGGTCACGAATGGAAGCTTAAAGAGGTCAAGGGAAGCTTTGACGAGCGCATAAAGGAGGACATCCACTTCATCCCGGAGGTCGTTCATGCCTTCCTCGCCTGTCCGAAGTGCGGCAGCAGGGACTTCGAGGTTGTGCAGGGCAGGGGGGTTTACATAAGCGGCATAAAGATTGAGAAGGAGGGAGAGGCATGA
- the hypD gene encoding hydrogenase formation protein HypD, translated as MTDVLNAFKDRELAQKVVRKIREEAKGLDELRFMHVCGTHEDTVTRSGIRSLLPDNIKIVSGPGCPVCITPVEDIVKMREIMKEAYAEGDRIILTTFGDMYKIPTPLGSFADLRSEGYDVRVVYSIYDTYRIARENPDRTVVHFSPGFETTTAPAAGMLNAVVEEGIENFKIYSVHRLTPPAVEALVKAGTRFHGLIDPGHVSTIIGVKGWEYITRDYGIPQVIAGFEPVDMLMGILLLVRMVKNGEAKILNEYTRVVKYEGNVVAQKLMEMFFEVRDARWRALGTIPKSGLELRKEWRELEIRTYYDPEVPELPDLEKGCICGAILRGLALPPQCPHFGKTCTPRSPIGPCMVSYEGTCSIFYKYGALF; from the coding sequence ATGACCGATGTCCTGAACGCCTTCAAGGACAGGGAACTGGCCCAGAAGGTCGTGAGGAAGATACGGGAGGAGGCAAAGGGCCTCGATGAGCTCCGCTTCATGCACGTCTGCGGGACGCACGAAGATACGGTAACCCGCTCCGGGATACGCTCACTTTTACCGGATAACATTAAGATAGTCAGCGGGCCGGGCTGTCCCGTCTGCATAACGCCGGTCGAGGACATCGTCAAGATGCGCGAGATTATGAAAGAGGCCTACGCCGAGGGGGACAGAATAATCCTGACCACCTTCGGGGACATGTACAAGATACCCACCCCGCTCGGGAGCTTTGCAGACTTGAGGAGCGAGGGCTACGACGTGAGGGTGGTCTACTCAATCTACGACACCTACAGGATAGCCAGAGAGAACCCCGACAGAACCGTCGTCCACTTCAGCCCCGGCTTCGAAACCACAACCGCCCCGGCGGCAGGAATGCTGAACGCCGTCGTCGAGGAAGGAATTGAAAACTTCAAGATTTACTCCGTTCACCGTCTGACTCCCCCTGCCGTTGAGGCCCTCGTGAAGGCCGGAACGCGCTTCCACGGACTTATCGATCCCGGCCACGTTTCGACCATAATAGGCGTCAAAGGCTGGGAGTACATAACAAGGGACTACGGCATACCGCAGGTCATAGCCGGCTTCGAGCCCGTGGACATGCTGATGGGCATACTGCTCCTCGTTAGGATGGTCAAGAACGGTGAGGCCAAGATACTCAACGAGTACACCAGGGTCGTAAAGTACGAGGGCAACGTTGTTGCTCAGAAGCTCATGGAGATGTTCTTCGAGGTCAGGGACGCCAGGTGGCGCGCCCTTGGAACCATACCCAAGAGCGGCCTCGAACTCAGGAAGGAGTGGAGGGAGCTGGAGATAAGGACGTACTACGACCCGGAGGTTCCCGAGCTCCCGGACCTCGAAAAGGGCTGCATCTGCGGCGCAATACTGCGCGGACTTGCCCTGCCACCGCAGTGTCCACACTTCGGGAAGACATGCACGCCCAGGAGTCCGATAGGGCCGTGCATGGTCTCTTACGAAGGAACCTGCAGCATCTTCTACAAATACGGAGCTTTGTTCTGA
- the tdt gene encoding tellurite-resistance/dicarboxylate transporter, whose product MGIKDFAPSWFASVMGTGALALVSNAYSEKLPLLGSFAEFLIYLNTVLFFALLAPWILRWLKYREDALRDLHHPVLGNFYGTIAIAMLILSADYLMIFENTTIAWAFWLAGVPLTVFFAFLIPYLFFTCEGIDTKAITPAWFIPPVGLIVIPISGAKLMTLASGTAREIMAFINFFAWGSGFFLYLALFALVMLRFIRHEPMPCGIAPSIWINLGPIGAGTSTLYALVKASDFITVKEPFLAFGLLFWGFGVWWFVMAVILTLHYIRKLNLPYSLAWWAFIFPLGAYVSATFNVGTTFGINAIVNFGFALYWLLLAMWLVTGALTLKNFLLKGPAQRGAS is encoded by the coding sequence ATGGGAATCAAAGACTTCGCGCCGAGCTGGTTCGCGAGCGTTATGGGAACCGGCGCCCTGGCCCTCGTAAGCAATGCCTACTCCGAGAAACTGCCGCTCCTGGGAAGCTTCGCAGAGTTCCTGATTTACCTCAATACGGTTTTGTTCTTCGCCCTGCTGGCCCCCTGGATTCTGAGATGGTTGAAATACAGGGAAGACGCCCTCAGGGACCTTCACCACCCGGTTCTCGGGAACTTCTACGGCACCATCGCGATAGCCATGCTGATCCTTTCAGCGGACTACCTGATGATATTCGAAAACACCACCATCGCGTGGGCATTCTGGCTGGCCGGTGTTCCACTCACGGTCTTCTTCGCCTTCCTCATCCCCTACCTATTCTTCACCTGCGAGGGAATTGACACCAAGGCCATAACACCGGCGTGGTTCATTCCGCCGGTGGGGCTGATAGTCATTCCCATAAGCGGCGCCAAGCTGATGACGCTGGCGAGCGGAACGGCGAGGGAAATCATGGCCTTCATCAACTTCTTCGCGTGGGGTTCCGGCTTCTTCCTATACCTGGCCCTGTTCGCGCTGGTGATGCTCCGCTTCATCCGCCACGAGCCGATGCCCTGCGGGATAGCCCCGTCAATATGGATAAACCTGGGTCCTATCGGCGCGGGAACGAGCACGCTCTACGCCCTGGTTAAGGCGAGTGACTTCATAACCGTCAAGGAGCCTTTCCTGGCCTTCGGCCTGCTCTTCTGGGGCTTTGGCGTCTGGTGGTTCGTGATGGCAGTAATCTTAACGCTCCACTACATCAGAAAGCTCAATTTACCGTACAGCCTCGCCTGGTGGGCCTTCATATTCCCCCTCGGTGCCTACGTCAGTGCCACCTTCAACGTGGGAACGACCTTTGGGATAAACGCTATCGTCAACTTCGGCTTTGCCCTCTACTGGCTTCTTCTGGCGATGTGGCTTGTTACAGGCGCCCTAACGCTGAAGAACTTTCTCCTCAAAGGCCCAGCGCAACGAGGAGCGTCTTAA
- a CDS encoding hydrogenase 3 maturation endopeptidase HyCI, with protein MEFPKLLRRAKRVVVCGIGNEVRGDDAFGVIVAEKLKELVNNPNVLILNCGEVPESYTGKITKFEPDLVVFVDAVDFGGEHGEVIIADPEGTLGEAVSTHSLPLRVLVGYLKTRLNAEFVLIGCQPAVLGLFQEPSALILERAEELVELLMEILGKGY; from the coding sequence ATGGAATTCCCCAAACTCCTCAGGAGGGCCAAACGGGTCGTCGTCTGCGGAATAGGAAACGAGGTTAGGGGGGACGATGCCTTCGGCGTCATCGTTGCCGAGAAGCTGAAGGAACTGGTGAATAATCCGAACGTTCTCATTCTCAACTGCGGTGAGGTTCCGGAGAGCTACACTGGAAAGATAACAAAATTCGAGCCGGATCTGGTGGTCTTCGTGGATGCGGTTGACTTCGGCGGGGAGCACGGAGAGGTCATAATCGCCGACCCGGAGGGGACTCTCGGAGAGGCGGTCTCGACCCACAGCCTGCCGCTCAGGGTTCTTGTGGGCTACCTGAAGACGCGCCTCAACGCGGAGTTCGTCCTCATCGGCTGCCAGCCGGCGGTTCTGGGCCTTTTCCAGGAGCCGAGTGCACTAATACTGGAGCGGGCGGAGGAACTCGTGGAACTGCTGATGGAGATTCTGGGAAAAGGGTATTAA
- a CDS encoding tetratricopeptide repeat protein, translating into MEEILKAIEEKDCKKVADLLYHRVDELGDEELKEVLEKAEKLALECRDFELYKLTVYYFSELLGIDKLSEFEKLVEEEDTFEIKFELADLYYLIGELEKSFDLHRSLLEEETARGNKENVAKVYYSMALIHEELQEYEKAIELMEKAKDIYKELGKEEEILRIDIHRAYVVFEAGETYEAKAMLAGLLPLAEDKKDLLVEIHLSFEEIFEEDENYEAALQECLYALVNARGSDYEDVAFGSLMDILWQLMLEDDFETVYLHMDMFARALPELADFFEAVKAIALYKDGKIEGEEASKALEKVKDQRLLDLLEFLGEAEL; encoded by the coding sequence ATGGAGGAGATTCTGAAGGCAATCGAGGAAAAGGACTGCAAAAAGGTCGCAGACCTTCTGTACCACAGGGTTGACGAGCTGGGCGACGAGGAGCTTAAAGAGGTTCTCGAGAAGGCCGAAAAGCTCGCCCTGGAGTGTAGAGACTTTGAACTTTACAAGCTCACCGTTTACTACTTCAGCGAGCTTCTGGGGATTGACAAGCTGAGCGAGTTTGAGAAGCTGGTCGAAGAGGAAGACACCTTTGAGATTAAGTTCGAGCTGGCGGATCTGTACTACCTCATCGGGGAGCTTGAGAAGAGCTTCGACCTCCACCGCTCCCTCCTGGAAGAGGAAACCGCAAGGGGCAACAAAGAGAACGTGGCAAAGGTGTATTACAGCATGGCCCTCATCCACGAGGAGCTTCAGGAGTACGAAAAGGCAATCGAGCTAATGGAAAAAGCAAAGGACATCTACAAAGAACTCGGAAAAGAGGAGGAGATTCTCAGAATAGACATACACAGGGCCTACGTGGTATTCGAGGCGGGTGAGACCTACGAGGCAAAGGCCATGCTTGCAGGACTGCTCCCGCTGGCGGAGGACAAAAAAGACCTTCTCGTGGAGATACACCTGAGCTTCGAGGAAATATTCGAGGAGGACGAGAACTACGAGGCCGCTTTGCAGGAGTGTCTCTACGCCCTCGTCAACGCCAGGGGCTCGGACTATGAGGACGTGGCCTTCGGCTCACTGATGGATATCCTCTGGCAGCTGATGCTCGAAGACGATTTCGAGACGGTTTACCTTCACATGGACATGTTCGCCAGGGCGCTCCCGGAGCTGGCGGACTTCTTCGAGGCCGTGAAGGCCATAGCCCTCTACAAGGACGGCAAAATAGAGGGAGAAGAGGCGAGCAAAGCCCTGGAAAAGGTCAAGGACCAGCGCCTGCTCGACCTTCTGGAGTTCCTCGGCGAGGCGGAGCTCTGA
- a CDS encoding nucleotidyltransferase domain-containing protein: MSPIERKELMEILREVRARLEAILGDNLVDVILFGSYARGDATEGSDVDVLLLLKRWPSEEELEEITKARDEYAIDRGIVISLIPYVEGPGMAEDPLIISVQREGTKV, translated from the coding sequence ATGTCCCCGATTGAGAGGAAAGAGCTCATGGAAATCCTGCGGGAGGTCAGGGCGAGGCTTGAGGCAATACTCGGAGACAACCTGGTGGATGTCATCCTCTTCGGCTCCTACGCCCGCGGCGATGCTACCGAAGGTAGCGACGTGGACGTTCTGCTGCTCCTGAAAAGGTGGCCAAGCGAGGAGGAGCTTGAGGAGATCACCAAGGCGAGGGACGAGTATGCCATCGACAGGGGGATAGTGATATCCCTGATACCCTACGTGGAGGGGCCGGGCATGGCCGAAGATCCCCTCATAATCTCGGTTCAGAGGGAGGGCACAAAGGTATGA
- a CDS encoding HypC/HybG/HupF family hydrogenase formation chaperone → MCLAVPGKVVEIHGKTAVVDFGGVRREVRLDLLPEVGIGDYVIVHTGFAIERLDEERALEILEAWAEVERALEG, encoded by the coding sequence ATGTGCCTGGCAGTTCCAGGAAAGGTAGTTGAGATTCACGGGAAAACCGCCGTTGTTGACTTTGGGGGCGTGAGAAGGGAAGTACGCCTCGACCTGCTCCCAGAGGTCGGAATCGGGGATTACGTAATCGTCCACACAGGCTTCGCAATAGAAAGGCTGGATGAGGAGAGAGCGCTGGAGATACTCGAGGCGTGGGCAGAGGTCGAGAGAGCACTGGAGGGGTGA
- the hypF gene encoding carbamoyltransferase HypF, with product MKAYRLHVQGIVQAVGFRPFVYRIAHEHNLRGYVKNLGDAGVEIVVEGREKDIAAFLRDLREKLPPLARIDRIKKKELPPQGFDRFYIEKSSQGGEGGDSIIPPDIAICDDCLRELFNPTDKRYMYPFIVCTNCGPRFTIIEDLPYDRINTTMREFPMCDFCESEYKDPLNRRYHAEPVCCPVCGPSYRLYTNDGEEIIGDPLKKAAELIDKGYIVAIKGIGGIHLACDASNEEVVAELRRRTHRPQKPFAIMARDVETVEEFAFLSPEELEELTSYRRPIITLRKKEPFPLPENLAPGLHTIGVMLPYAGTHYILFHWSRAKVYVMTSANYPGMPMVKDNERAFEELKDVADYFLLHNRRILNRADDSVIRFVNGRRAVIRRSRGFVPLPIEIPFSYRGLTVGAELLNAFGVVKNGRVYPSQYIGNTSKVEVLEFMEEAIEHFKRILRVNEFDLIVADLHPGYNTTKLAMEMANELNVEFLQVQHHYAHIASVMAERKLDEIIGIAVDGVGYGTDGHTWGGEVIYLSYEDVERLAHIDYYPLPGGDLASYYPLRALMGILSKVYGVEELEGIIERCCPKAIESLRYGRVEFNVVLTQLAKDVNTSYASSTGRVLDALSVLLNVAYRRHYEGEPAMKLESFAMRGKNDLKFEVPVDGELIRVEELFARALDVMDTASPADIAYSAHLALGRAFAETAIERAREFGVKNVGISGGVAFNELIVKTARKIVEAAGLNFHTTHEVPRGDNGLNVGQAFLGGLYLEGYLSREDLML from the coding sequence ATGAAAGCTTACCGGCTTCACGTTCAGGGCATCGTTCAGGCCGTTGGATTCAGGCCCTTCGTCTACAGGATAGCCCACGAGCACAACCTACGCGGTTACGTTAAGAACCTCGGCGATGCGGGAGTTGAGATAGTCGTCGAGGGCAGGGAGAAGGATATAGCGGCTTTTCTGCGAGACCTCCGGGAGAAGCTTCCTCCACTTGCACGGATAGACAGGATAAAGAAGAAGGAACTCCCTCCCCAGGGCTTCGACAGGTTCTACATCGAGAAGAGCTCCCAGGGCGGGGAAGGCGGGGACTCGATAATCCCTCCGGACATAGCAATCTGTGACGACTGCCTGCGGGAGCTATTCAACCCGACTGACAAGCGCTACATGTACCCCTTCATCGTCTGCACCAACTGCGGGCCCAGGTTCACTATAATCGAGGATCTGCCCTACGATAGAATCAACACCACGATGAGAGAGTTCCCGATGTGCGACTTCTGCGAGAGCGAGTACAAAGACCCGCTCAACAGGCGCTACCATGCGGAACCGGTCTGCTGTCCGGTCTGCGGGCCGAGCTACAGGCTCTACACGAACGATGGAGAGGAAATCATCGGCGATCCGCTGAAAAAGGCGGCCGAGCTCATAGACAAGGGGTACATAGTGGCCATCAAGGGTATCGGCGGAATACACCTCGCCTGCGACGCGAGCAACGAGGAGGTCGTGGCTGAACTCAGGAGGAGAACCCACAGGCCGCAGAAGCCATTCGCGATAATGGCGAGGGACGTCGAGACCGTTGAGGAGTTCGCATTCCTCTCACCGGAGGAGCTGGAGGAGCTGACCTCCTACAGGAGGCCGATAATAACCCTCCGTAAGAAGGAGCCCTTCCCCCTGCCGGAGAACCTCGCACCGGGCCTCCACACGATTGGCGTCATGCTCCCCTACGCGGGAACGCATTACATACTCTTCCACTGGAGCAGGGCAAAGGTCTACGTTATGACCTCGGCCAACTATCCCGGAATGCCGATGGTCAAGGACAACGAGAGGGCCTTTGAGGAGCTGAAGGATGTTGCGGACTACTTCCTCCTCCACAACAGGAGGATACTCAACAGGGCCGACGACAGCGTCATCAGGTTCGTCAACGGAAGGAGGGCGGTGATAAGGCGCTCCCGCGGCTTCGTGCCGTTGCCTATAGAGATACCCTTCAGCTACCGCGGCCTGACCGTCGGGGCGGAGCTTCTCAACGCCTTTGGCGTCGTCAAAAACGGAAGGGTTTATCCCAGTCAGTACATCGGGAACACCTCCAAGGTCGAGGTTCTTGAGTTCATGGAGGAAGCCATAGAGCACTTCAAGAGGATTCTCCGCGTCAATGAGTTCGACCTCATCGTCGCAGACCTGCATCCGGGCTACAACACCACAAAGCTCGCCATGGAGATGGCCAACGAGCTAAACGTGGAGTTCCTCCAGGTGCAGCACCACTACGCACACATAGCGAGCGTCATGGCCGAGCGGAAGCTGGACGAGATAATAGGCATAGCCGTTGATGGGGTCGGCTACGGAACCGACGGCCACACCTGGGGCGGCGAGGTGATATACCTGAGCTACGAGGACGTCGAAAGGCTGGCCCATATAGACTATTACCCGCTCCCGGGCGGAGATCTGGCCAGCTACTACCCTCTGAGGGCATTGATGGGCATCCTGAGCAAAGTCTACGGTGTCGAAGAGCTTGAGGGGATAATCGAGAGATGCTGTCCGAAGGCCATCGAGAGCCTCCGCTACGGGAGGGTGGAGTTCAACGTGGTTCTGACCCAGCTGGCGAAGGATGTCAACACGAGCTACGCATCATCAACAGGCAGGGTTCTCGATGCCCTCTCGGTTCTCCTCAACGTTGCATACAGGAGGCACTACGAGGGCGAACCTGCGATGAAGCTGGAGAGCTTCGCGATGCGCGGGAAGAACGACCTGAAGTTCGAGGTTCCGGTTGACGGCGAGCTGATAAGGGTGGAGGAGCTCTTCGCCCGGGCACTTGATGTCATGGACACCGCCAGTCCGGCGGACATAGCCTACTCGGCCCACCTTGCCCTCGGGAGGGCCTTCGCCGAAACTGCCATAGAAAGGGCGAGGGAGTTTGGAGTTAAAAACGTTGGAATAAGCGGCGGCGTCGCATTCAACGAGCTTATAGTCAAGACCGCCAGAAAGATCGTCGAGGCCGCAGGACTGAACTTCCACACAACCCATGAGGTTCCGCGCGGCGACAACGGACTAAACGTCGGTCAGGCCTTCCTCGGTGGCCTCTACCTGGAGGGCTACCTCTCAAGGGAGGACCTGATGCTGTGA
- a CDS encoding NifB/NifX family molybdenum-iron cluster-binding protein, with product MRIAVPLKDERGLESEVCEHFGRAKYFAFVEVDDGTIKGAEVVEVPFEEHGPGDLPNFIKEHDGDVVLAYGMGRKAMAYFESLGIAVVTGAHGRVKDVVEAFIHQVLEVDPHWRERIEATKHQ from the coding sequence ATGAGAATCGCGGTTCCCCTGAAGGATGAGAGAGGGCTGGAAAGCGAGGTCTGCGAACACTTCGGCCGGGCGAAATATTTCGCGTTCGTTGAGGTTGACGATGGCACCATCAAGGGCGCCGAAGTCGTCGAGGTTCCCTTCGAAGAGCACGGGCCGGGCGACCTTCCGAATTTCATCAAGGAGCACGACGGTGATGTGGTTCTCGCCTACGGGATGGGCAGGAAGGCCATGGCGTACTTCGAGAGCCTCGGGATAGCCGTCGTCACCGGCGCCCATGGAAGGGTTAAAGACGTCGTTGAGGCCTTCATACACCAGGTTCTTGAGGTCGATCCCCACTGGAGGGAGAGGATAGAGGCGACGAAGCACCAGTGA
- a CDS encoding ribonuclease Z — protein MLEVIFLGTGGIMPTRERNVPAIALRYRGEVILFDVGEGTMRQMNTAKLSPMKVEKIFITHFHGDHYLGLAALIQTMNLWDREKPLHIYGPKYTFEFVQHFLQSGFFRPGFDIHVHELGETRLKFGDYEIWSFKVEHGIPALGYVFKEKDRRGRFLPEKLAQYGLSEGPVLGKLEREGQIEWNGRIIRLEDVTGPRRKGLKVVYTGDTEPAERVRLFAERADLLIHEATYLNPAHRGDSYHSTVEEACETARRAKVKLLALFHRAFRYTYDEYLSEASRICREFGVDFVVPRDFDLLMFKSGKFSVRNLLEERG, from the coding sequence ATGCTTGAAGTGATTTTCCTCGGCACGGGCGGCATAATGCCCACCAGGGAGAGAAACGTTCCGGCCATAGCGCTCCGCTACAGGGGCGAGGTTATACTCTTCGACGTCGGAGAGGGCACGATGAGGCAGATGAACACCGCTAAACTCAGCCCGATGAAGGTGGAGAAGATCTTCATCACCCACTTCCACGGCGACCACTACCTTGGCCTGGCCGCCTTGATACAGACGATGAACCTCTGGGACAGGGAAAAACCCCTCCACATTTACGGCCCCAAGTACACCTTTGAGTTCGTCCAGCACTTTCTCCAGAGCGGCTTCTTCAGGCCGGGTTTCGATATACACGTCCACGAGCTTGGCGAGACGAGGCTGAAGTTCGGGGACTACGAAATCTGGAGCTTCAAGGTCGAGCACGGGATTCCGGCTCTGGGCTACGTCTTTAAGGAGAAGGACAGGCGGGGGAGGTTTCTGCCCGAGAAGCTCGCCCAATACGGCCTGAGCGAGGGGCCGGTACTCGGGAAGCTCGAGCGGGAGGGTCAAATCGAGTGGAACGGCCGGATAATCCGCCTCGAGGACGTCACCGGGCCAAGGAGAAAGGGCCTCAAGGTCGTCTACACCGGCGACACCGAGCCCGCGGAAAGGGTCAGGCTCTTCGCGGAGAGGGCAGACCTGCTCATCCACGAGGCAACCTATCTGAATCCCGCCCACAGGGGCGATAGCTATCACTCGACGGTTGAGGAGGCCTGCGAGACGGCCAGGAGGGCCAAGGTTAAGCTCCTTGCCCTCTTCCACAGGGCCTTCCGATACACCTACGACGAATACCTGAGCGAGGCCTCGCGAATATGCCGCGAGTTCGGGGTTGACTTCGTGGTTCCGCGGGACTTCGACCTTTTGATGTTTAAATCGGGCAAATTCAGCGTGAGAAACCTTCTGGAGGAGAGAGGATGA
- a CDS encoding Mrp/NBP35 family ATP-binding protein, whose product MISIDPRVKGIEGRLEKVKRIIPVVSGKGGVGKSLVSTTLALVLAEKGYKVGLLDLDFHGASDHVILGFEPEEFPEEEYGVIPPAVHGIKFMSIVYYSEDKPTPMRGMEVSDALIELLTITRWDELDYLIIDMPPGLGDQFLDVMRFLKKGEFIVVATPSKLAINVVRKLIEVLREREYKILGIVENLKLDEEKDIEELAKRFDVPYLTGIPLYRDLEDKIGKPDELLRTAFAERIREVAERI is encoded by the coding sequence ATGATAAGCATAGACCCGCGCGTCAAGGGCATAGAGGGCAGGCTTGAGAAGGTGAAGCGCATCATTCCCGTCGTCAGTGGAAAGGGCGGCGTTGGAAAGTCGCTGGTTTCGACTACGCTGGCCCTCGTCCTGGCAGAGAAGGGCTATAAGGTCGGCCTGCTGGACCTCGACTTCCACGGCGCGAGCGACCACGTTATCCTCGGCTTCGAGCCAGAGGAGTTCCCGGAGGAGGAGTACGGAGTAATCCCGCCGGCGGTTCACGGGATAAAGTTCATGAGCATCGTCTACTACTCCGAGGACAAGCCGACGCCCATGAGGGGTATGGAGGTCAGCGACGCCCTCATAGAACTCCTCACAATAACCCGCTGGGACGAGCTGGACTACCTCATCATAGACATGCCGCCCGGCCTTGGAGACCAGTTCCTCGACGTCATGCGCTTCCTCAAGAAGGGTGAATTCATCGTGGTGGCAACACCGTCAAAGCTGGCCATCAACGTCGTCAGAAAGCTCATCGAGGTTCTGAGGGAAAGGGAATACAAAATCCTCGGAATCGTCGAGAACCTCAAACTGGACGAGGAGAAGGACATAGAGGAGCTGGCAAAGAGGTTTGACGTGCCCTACCTAACCGGTATACCGCTGTACAGGGACCTGGAAGACAAGATAGGGAAGCCCGATGAGCTCCTGAGGACGGCCTTCGCGGAGAGGATACGGGAGGTCGCGGAGAGGATTTAG